The Pseudomonas sp. R4-35-07 nucleotide sequence GAAGTGTCCACCGCCGCCGACCAGGCCTCGGTCGCCGCCGGTTCCGGTCAGCAGGGCCTGGCGCGCATGGAAGAAACCATGCACTCGGTGATGGGCGCCGCCGACCTGGTCAATGCCAAGCTGGCGATCCTCAATGAAAAGGCCGGCAACATCAACCAAGTGGTAGTGACCATCGTCAAAGTGGCGGACCAGACCAACCTGCTGTCCCTCAACGCCGCCATCGAGGCCGAGAAAGCCGGTGAGTACGGGCGCGGTTTTGCCGTGGTCGCCACCGAAGTGCGCCGCCTGGCCGACCAGACCGCCGTCGCGACGTACGACATCGAGCAGATGGTGCGTGAGATCCAGTCGGCGGTGTCGGCCGGCGTGATGGGCATGGACAAGTTCTCCGAAGAGGTGCGCCGAGGCATGTTCGAAGTGCAGCAGGTGGGTGAGCAATTGTCGCAAATCATCCATCAAGTGCAGGCCCTCGCGCCGCGAGTGCTGATGGTCAATGAAGGCATGCAGGCCCAGGCCACCGGTGCCGAGCAGATCAACCACGCGCTGGTGCAACTGGGCGATGCCAGCAGCCAGACCGTCGAGTCCCTGCGCCAGGCCAGTTTTGCCATCGATGAACTGAGCCAGGTTGCGGTCGGTCTGCGCAGCGGCGTGTCGCGTTTCAAAGTCTGATGAGCGACCTCGCGGCTAAACGCGGCGCCGTCCCGGCAGCGAAAAAGGCGTTGTTCCTGGTGTTCCACATCGGCAGTGAACGCTTTGCCCTCAAGGCGACGGAAGTGGTCGAGGTGCTGCCGCGCCTGCCGCTCAAACCCATCGCTCATGCACCGGTGTGGGTGGCGGGCATCTTTGCCCATCGCGGCGCGCTGGTGCCGGTCATCGACCTGAGCGCCTTGACGTTCGGCGTTGCGGCCCAAGCGCGTACCAGCACGCGGCTGGTGCTGGTCAATTATCAGCCACAGCCCTGGAGCGAAGCGCGTTGGCTGGGGCTGATTCTGGAGCAGGCTACCGACACCTTGCGTTGCGACCCCGCCGAATTCCAGCCCTATGGCCTGGATAACCGCCAGGCGCCTTACCTGGGGCCGGTGCGCGAAGATGCGCTGGGCTTGATGCAATGGATTGGCGTCGCCGAGCTGTTGACCGATGACGTGCGCGCCTTGCTGTTTTCCAGCGAGTTGAGCCTATGAGCAGTGACCCGCGCTTCTGGGCCTTCCTTAAAGAACGCATAGGCCTGGACGTCGCCTCGGTGGGTGAGGCGATTATCGAGCGCGCGGTGCGCCAGCGTTGCCAGTTGTCCCAGGCGCAGACGGCAGAAGCGTACTGGCAACTCCTGCACAGCTCCCATGATGAGCAGCAGGCGCTGATCGAAGCGGTGATCGTCCCCGAAACCTGGTTCTTCCGCTACCCCGAGTCCTTTGCAACCTTGGCTCGCCTGGCCCACGCACGGTTGGCCGAAATCAAGCAGATGCGCGCTTTGCGCATTCTCAGCCTGCCATGCTCCACCGGCGAAGAACCCTATTCGATCGCTATGGCCCTGCTTGACGCGGGCCTGGCACCGCACCAATTCAAAGTCCAGGGCATGGACGTCAGCCCGCTGTCGGTGGAGCGTGCGCGCCGCGGCGTGTACGGCAAAAACTCGTTTCGCGGCGGCGACCTTGAGTTTCGCGACCGTCACTTCACTGAAGACGGCGGTGCCTATCGCATTGCCGACCGGGTTCGCGAACAAGTACGCCTGCAAGTCGGCAACTTGCTCGACCCGGCCCTGCTGGCCAACGAGCCCACCTACGACTTTGTGTTCTGTCGCAACCTGCTGATCTACTTCGACCAGCCCACCCAGAAGCAAGTTTTCGACGTGCTCAAGGAACTGACCCACGTGGACGGCGTGCTGTTTATCGGCCCGGCCGAAGGCGGCCTGCTGGGGCGCCATGGCATGCGCTCGATTGGCGTGCCGCAGTCGTTTGCGTTCAGTCGGCATGTGGAGCCGGCTGCACCCGCCCCGGTGTTTGTACCGATGCCGGCGCCCACGTCGCAGCGCAGTCCGGCGCCGATCGCGCTCAAGCCGCGCCCGTTCAGTACGGCCGGCACCCAGGCGGTACCGGTCAAAGCGCCGCCCCCGGAGGCTGGCGAGATGCTCAACCAGATCGCCACCTTGGCCAACCAAGGCAAAAGTGCCGAGGCCCGTGCTGCCTGCGAACGTTATTTGAACAGCCATCCGCCGGCCGCCGCCGTGTTCTACTGGCTGGGCCTGCTCAGCGATGTCGCCGGCAGCGCCGTGGAGGCGCAGAGTTATTACCGCAAAGCCTTGTACCTGGAACCGCAGCATCCGCAGGCCTTGATGCACCTGGCCGCGTTGCTCGAGTCCCAGGGCGACAGTGCGGGGGCGCGCCGTTTGCAGGCGCGCGCCGCGCGTAGCGAGCGAGCTGACAGTGAGTCCAAACGATGAGTAGCCCTGACGCGCTCGGCACCGCAGGCCTGGACCTGACCCTGGCCGACACCCAAGCCATTGATGACTGCTGGAACCGCATCGGCATTCATGGCGATAAATCCTGCCCCTTGCTGGCAGAGCACATCCATTGTCGCAACTGCTCGGTGTATTCCGCCGCCGCCACGCGCCTGCTCGACCGCTATGCGCTGCAGCAGGACGACCGGCCTGCGCAGGCGGCTGGCGAGCTCGATCACCAGATGGTCACCCGCTCCTTGCTGATGTTCCGCCTCGGCGAAGAGTGGCTGGGCATCGCCACCCGTTGCCTGGTGGAAGTGGCGCCGTTGCAACCGATCCACTCGTTGCCCCACCAGCGTTCCCGGGCCTTGCTGGGTGTGGCCAACGTGCGCGGGGCATTGGTGGCCTGCCTGTCGCTGGTGGAATTGCTCGGCCTGGACAGCAGCAGTACCGGCGCTACCGGCGGGCGCATCATGCCGCGCATGCTGATCATTGCCGCGCAGGATGGCCCGGTGGTCGTACCGGTGGACGAAGTGGATGGCATCCATGCCATCGATGAGCGCACCTTGAACGCCGCGTCGACCTCCGGCACCCAGGCCAGCGCGCGCTTCACCCAGGGTGTCGTGCAGTGGAAAGGTCGCAGCCTGCGCTGGCTGGACGAAGCCCAATTGCTGTCCGCCGTGACCCGGAGCCTCGCATGACCCCCGACCAGATGCGCGATGCCTCGCTGTTGGAATTGTTCAGCCTGGAAGCCGATGCGCAAACCCAGGTGCTCAGCGCAGGCTTGCTGGCCCTGGAGCGCAACCCAACCCAGGCCGACCAACTCGAGGCCTGCATGCGCGCCGCGCATTCGCTCAAGGGGGCGGCGCGGATTGTCGGTGTGGAGGCTGGCGTCAGCGTGGCCCATGTCATGGAGGATTGCCTGGTCAGTGCCCAGGAAGGCCGCTTGTACCTGCAGCCTGAACATATCGACGCGTTGCTGCAGGGTACGGATTTACTGATGCGCATCGCCACCCCGGGCAATGACGTCGGGCCTGCGGATATTGCAGCCTATGTGGCGCTGATGGAGCGCTTGCTGGACCCGTCGCAACCCAGCGCCATGCTCGCGCCGAAACCTGCGCCGGTGCCCGCGCCGGTGATCGAAGCGTCGGAACCTGAGCCGGCGCCAGCCGTGCCGAGCGAGCCGCCGCGTCAGAGCAAACTTATGACCGAAGGCGGCGAGCGCGTGCTGCGGGTCACGGCCGAGCGCTTGAACAGCCTGCTGGACCTGTCCAGCAAGTCGCTGGTGGAAACCCAGCGACTCAAGCCTTACCTCGCCAGCCTGCAGCGCCTCAAACGCATTCAAAGCAACAGCCTGCGCGCCCTGGATGTCCTGGACGGTCATCTCAAGGTCGTCGATTTGAACCTCGAGGCCCAGGAAGCCCTGGCCGATACCCGCCGTTTGTTGAGCGAAGCCCAGGCGCTGCTGGCGGAAAAAAATGCCGAGCTGGACGAGTACGCCTGGCAGGCCGGCCAGCGGGCCCAGGTGCTCTACGACACTGCGTTGGCCTGTCGCATGCGCCCGTTTGCCGATGTGCTGGCCGGCCAGGCGCGCATGGTGCGCGACCTCGGTCGCAGCCTGGGCAAGCAAGTGCGCCTGGAGATCGAAGGGGAAAAAACCCAGGTCGACCGCGACGTGCTGGAAAAGCTCGAGGCGCCCCTGACGCATTTATTGCGCAATGCTGTCGATCACGGCATCGAAATGCCCGAGCAGCGGCTGCTGGCGGGCAAGCCGGCGGAAGGCTTGATTCGCCTGCGCGCGTCGCATCAAGCCGGGCTGCTGGTACTGGAGTTGAGCGATGACGGTAACGGCGTCGACCTTGAGCGCCTGCGCGGCACCATTGTCGATCGGCACCTGTCCCCCGTGGAAACCGCGCTGCGCCTGAGCGAGGAGGAACTGCTGACGTTCCTGTTCCTGCCGGGATTCAGCTTGCGCGACAAGGTCACCGAAGTCTCCGGTCGCGGCGTAGGCCTGGATGCGGTGCAGCATATGGTGCGTCAATTGCGCGGCGCGGTGGTGCTGGAGCAGGCGGCAGGGCAGGGCAGCCGTTTTCATCTGGAGGTGCCGTTGACCTTGTCGGTGGTGCGCAGCCTGGTGGTGGAAGTCGGCGAAGAGGCGTATGCCTTCCCGCTGGCGCACATCGAACGCATGTGCGACCTGGCCCCCGAGGACATTGTGCAGCTGGAAGGTCGCCAGCATTTCTGGCACGAGGGCCGGCATGTCGGCCTGGTCGCCGCCAGTCAGCTGTTGCAGCGTCCACCGGGGCAGACCCCTTCGGAAACCTTGAAAGTGGTGGTGATCCGCGAGCGCGACGCCGTGTATGGGATTGCCGTGGAACGTTTCATCGGCGAGCGCACCCTGGTGGTGTTGCCGCTGGATGCTCGCCTGGGCAAGGTCCAGGATATTTCCGCCGGAGCCTTGCTCGACGATGGCTCGGTGGTCTTGATCGTCGACGTGGAAGACATGCTGCGTTCGGTGGACAAGTTGCTCAACACCGGCCGCCTGGAGCGCATCGCAAGGCGCAGCCAGCAGGCCACCGAAGCGCCGCGCAAGCGCGTGCTGGTGGTGGACGACTCGCTGACCGTGCGTGAGCTGCAACGCAAGTTATTACTCAATCGCGGTTATGAAGTGGCCGTCGCGGTCGATGGCATGGATGGCTGGAACGCATTGCGCTCCGAGGATTTCGACCTGCTTATCACAGATATTGATATGCCACGCATGGACGGTATTGAATTGGTCACACTCTTGCGCCGTGACAGTCGCCTGCAATCGTTGCCGGTGATGGTGGTTTCCTACAAGGATCGTGAAGAAGACCGACGCCGTGGCCTCGACGCCGGCGCCGACTATTATTTAGCCAAAGCCAGCTTCCACGACGACGCCCTGCTCGATGCCGTGGTTGAATTGATTGGAGGCGCCCGGGCATGAGGATTGCAATCGTCAATGACATGCCGTTGGCCGTCGAGGCGTTGCGTCGCGCCTTGAGTTTCGAGCCTGCCCATGAAGTGGTGTGGGTCGCCAACAATGGCCTGGAAGCGGTGCAGCGTTGCGCTGAGGTGATCCCGGATTTGATCCTGATGGACTTGATCATGCCGGTGATGGACGGCGTGGAAGCGACCCGCCAGATCATGGCCGACACGCCATGCCCGATCGTGATTGTCACCGTGGACCGCCAGGCCAATGTCAGCCGGGTCTTTGAAGCCATGGGCCACGGCGCGTTGGATGTGGTGGACACGCCAGCGCTGGGGGTGGGCAACCCCAAGGATGCGGCGGCGCCGTTGTTGCGCAAGATCCTCAATATTGGCTGGCTGATCGGCCAGCGCGGCAGCCGCGTGCGCGCTGAAAGCGCGCCGCAGCGCAGCACCGGCAAGCGCCAAAGCCTGGTTGCCATCGGGTCGTCGGCGGGTGGCCCGGCGGCCCTGGAAGTGCTGCTCAAGGGGTTGCCGCGTGACTTTCCTGCTGCGATCGTGCTGGTGCAGCATGTGGATCAGGTGTTCGCCGCCGGAATGGCCGAGTGGTTGAGCAGTGCGTCCGGCCTGCCGGTGCGCCTGGCCCGTGAAGGGGAGCCGCCCCAAAGCGGGTTGGTCTTGCTGGCCGGTACCAACCACCATATTCGCTTGTTGAAAAATGGCACGCTAGCCTATACCGCAGAGCCGGTGAACGAAATTTACCGGCCTTCCATCGACGTGTTTTTTGAAAGTGTCGCCAGCCATTGGAACGGTGACGCCGTCGGCGTACTGCTGACCGGCATGGGGCGCGACGGGGCCCAGGGCCTCAAGTTGATGCGAGAACAAGGATATTTGACCATCGCCCAGGACCAGCACAGTTCGGCGGTGTATGGCATGCCCAAAGCGGCAGCGGCGATTGACGCCGCTGTTGAAATTCGCCCACTGGATAGAATTGCGCCCCGACTGCTGGAGGTCTTCGCAAAATGATCGAACATCTCCCGCTGTGCAGGTTTGCAGGCAGTAATTCAGGTGACTGCACATGATTGATTTACAGCTCGACGACTTCAAGACCGACGAAAACGCCGCCATGGTGCTGCTGGTCGACGACCAGGCCATGATTGGCGAAGCCGTGCGGCGCGGCTTGGCCCATGAAGAAAACATCGACTTCCACTTTTGCGCCGACCCGCACCAGGCGATCTCCCAGGCGATTCGCATCAAGCCGACGGTGATTCTGCAAGACTTGGTCATGCCCGGCCTCGACGGCCTGACCCTGGTGCGCGAATACCGCAATCACCCGGCCACGGCGAATATCCCGATCATTGTGCTCTCCACCAAAGAGGACCCGCTGATCAAGAGCGCAGCGTTTGCGGCGGGCGCCAACGATTACCTGGTCAAGCTGCCGGACAATATCGAACTGGTGGCGCGCATCCGTTATCACTCGCGCTCCTACATGACCCTGTTGCAGCGGGACGCGGCTTACCGCGCGCTGCGGGTCAGCCAGCAACAGTTGCTGGACACCAACCTGGTGCTGCAACGGCTGATGAACTCCGACGGTTTGACCGGACTGTCCAATCGCCGTCACTTCGACGAATACCTGGAACTGGAATGGCGCCGTGCCATGCGCGACCAGACCCAACTCTCCTTGTTGATGATCGACGTGGACTTCTTCAAGACCTACAACGACAGCTTCGGTCACGTCGAAGGCGACGAAGCCCTGCGCAAAGTCGCCGAAGCCATCCGCGACGCCAGCAGCCGCCCTTCGGACTTGCCGGCGCGCTACGGCGGTGAAGAATTCGCCCTGGTGCTGCCCAACACCTCGCCGGGCGGTGCGCGGCTGGTCGCGGAAAAACTGCGCATGGCGGTGGCCGCGCTGAACATCCCGCATATCGCGCCGGCTGAAGGCGCGAGCCTGACCATCAGCATTGGCTTGTCGACCCTGACCCCGGTGCAAGGCACCGATTGCCGCCAGTTGATCATGGCGGCGGACAAGGGGTTGTACATGGCAAAGAATAATGGGCGCAATCAGGTCGGCATCGAATAACTCTAGGCCGGCTCAGAGCCAAATGTGGGAGGGGGCTTGCCCCCGATGGCGGTGTGTCAGCTCAGGATTAACTGACTGACAGACTGCCATCGGGGGCAAGCCCCCTCCCACATTTGGATCTTCATAGGGCTTGGGATTGTGTACAAATCCCTGCCTTTTCGGCCAGGCGGACTGCCGTTTCCAAGCGTTTGCCGTTATACTCGCCGGCTTTCAAAAGTTCGCCAACGAGTGCTGCCCGCCATGGAAATCAACCCGATCCTGAACACCATCAAGGACCTGTCCGAGCGCTCCGAAACTATTCGGGGGTATCTTTGACTACGATCAAAAGCATGAGCGTCTGACTGAAGTCAATCGCGAGCTTGAAGATCCGAGTGTCTGGAACAAACCTGAATATGCCCAGGAACTGGGCCGCGAGCGCGCTGCGCTGGCGCAGATCGTCGACACGCTCGACGAGCTGAACACCGGCCTGGCCGACTGCCGCGACCTGCTGGACATGGCCGTCGAAGAAGATGACGAAGGCGCAGTGGGCGATGTCGTCGCCGAGCTTGCCCGTCTCGAGGAAAACCTCGCCAAGCTTGAATTCCGCCGCATGTTCAGCCACGAAATGGACCCGAACAACGCCTACCTGGACATCCAGGCCGGTTCCGGCGGCACCGAGGCCCAGGACTGGGCCAACATCCTGCTGCGCATGTACCTGCGCTGGGCCGACAAGCGCGGTTTCGACGCGACCATCATGGAACTGTCCGCCGGTGAAGTGGCGGGCATCAAGGGCGCCACCGTGCACATCAAGGGTGAATACGCCTTTGGCTGGCTGCGTACCGAGATCGGCGTGCACCGCCTTGTGCGCAAGAGCCCGTTCGACTCCGGCAACCGTCGCCATACCTCGTTTTCCGCTGTTTTCGTCTCGCCAGAGATCGATGACAAGGTGGAAATCGAGATCAACCCGGCCGACCTGCGTATCGACACCTACCGCTCCTCCGGTGCCGGTGGCCAGCACGTAAACACCACCGACTCGGCCGTCCGTATCACCCACGTACCGACCAACACCGTGGTCAGTTGCCAGAACGAGCGTTCCCAGCACGCGAACAAGGACACCGCCATGAAAATGTTGCGGGCCAAGTTGTACGAGCAGGAAATGCAGAAGCGCAACGCCGCTTCTCAAGCACTGGAAGACACCAAGTCGGACATCGGTTGGGGTCACCAGATCCGCTCCTATGTGCTTGATGCGTCGCGGATCAAGGATTTGCGCACTAACATCGAACGCAGCGACTGCGACAAGGTGCTCGACGGTGATATCGACGAATACCTGGAAGCCAGCCTGAAATCGGGCCTCTAAAGAACCCTGTAGGAGCGGGGGGGACGCCTAGTCCTTGCCTCGCGATCCCCAGCCGAAGGCTGGGGAAAACGTATTTGTGATGGAATTTCAAAAGACATGAGCGACCAACAACTCGACCCGCAAGCCCTGCAACAGGAAGAAAACTCCCTGATCGCCCTGCGCAAGGAAAAGCTTGCTGCCGAGCGCGCCAAGGGTAACGCCTTCCCCAACGACTTCCGCCGCGAAAACTACTGCGATGCGTTGCAGAAGCAGTACGCGGACAAGACCAAGGAAGAGCTGGCAGAAGCGGCGATCCCGGTCAAGGTGGCGGGTCGCATCATGCTCAACCGTGGCTCGTTCATGGTGATCCAGGACATGACCGGGCGTATCCAGGTCTACGTCAACCGCAAGACCCTTTCCGAAGAAACCCTGGCCTCGGTGAAAACCTGGGACATGGGCGACATCATCGCAGCCGAAGGCACCCTGGCCCGTTCCGGCAAGGGCGACCTGTATGTCGAAATGACCAGCGTCCGCCTGCTGACCAAGTCGCTGCGCCCGCTGCCGGACAAGCACCACGGCCTGACCGACACCGAGCAGCGCTACCGCCAGCGCTACGTTGACCTGATCGTCAACGAAGACGTGCGCCAGACCTTCCGCGTGCGTTCGCAAGTCATCGCCCACATCCGCAGCTTCCTGATGCAGCGTGACTTCCTCGAAGTGGAAACGCCGATGCTGCAGACCATCCCCGGTGGTGCCGCAGCCAAGCCGTTCGAAACCCACCACAATGCGCTGGACCTGCCAATGTTCCTGCGTATCGCGCCGGAGCTGTACCTCAAGCGCCTGGTGGTTGGCGGTTTCGAAAAAGTCTTCGAAATCAACCGCAACTTCCGTAACGAAGGCGTCTCGACCCGGCACAACCCTGAATTCACCATGTTGGAGTTCTACCAGGCTTACGCCGACTACGAAGACAACATGGACCTCACCGAAGAACTGTTCCGCGAGCTGGCGCAGCTGGTGCTGGGCAGTACCGACGTTCCGTACGGCGACAAGGTCTTCCACTTCGGCGAGCCGTTCGTGCGCCTGTCGGTGTTCGACTCGATCCTCAAGTACAACCCTGAGCTGACCGCCGATGATCTGAACGACATCGACAAGGCCCGTGCCATTGCCAAGAAAGCCGGCGCCAAGGTGCTGGGCTTCGAAGGCCTGGGCAAACTGCAGGTGATGATTTTCGAAGAGCTGGTGGAGCACAAGCTGGAACAGCCGCACTTCATTACCCAGTACCCGTTCGAAGTGTCGCCGCTGGCCCGTCGCAACGATGACAACCCGAACGTCACCGACCGTTTCGAGCTGTTCATCGGTGGCCGCGAAATCGCCAACGCCTATTCCGAGCTGAACGACGCGGAAGATCAGGCCGAGCGCTTCATGGCCCAGGTGGCCGACAAGGACGCCGGCGACGACGAAGCCATGCACTACGATGCCGACTTCGTACGTGCGCTGGAATACGGCATGCCGCCAACCGCCGGTGAAGGTATCGGCATCGACCGCCTGGTGATGCTGTTGACCAACTCGCCGTCGATCCGCGATGTGATCCTGTTCCCGCACATGCGGCCACAAGCGTAACCGTAGCGAAATCCGAAGCCGCCTTTTATAAGGCGGCTTTTTTATGTGGCGTGTACTCGCGTCAAGCAAACAGCGCCAGGTTTTGTTCTATTCAAGGATGTGTGTGGTGAACCGCGTAATGGCTCAAGAAGGCGCCGCCGGCATTGCCGCTGCCGTGGCTGAAAGCGTCCAGTACCAAGGCCGCAAGGCCAGCCGCCGGGGCAGTGAACAACGCCGGCAAGACATTCTCGATGCGGCCATGCGCATCGTGGTCCGCGATGGGGTCCGTGCCGTGCGCCACCGGGCCGTGGCGGCGGAGGCCGGCGTACCGTTGTCGGCGACCACGTACTATTTCAAAGACATCGATGACCTGCTCACCGATACCTTCGCCCAATACGTCGAGCGCAGCGCTGCCTTCATGGGCAAGCTGTGGGTGCGCAACGAAGGCCTGCTGCGCGAGATGGTCGCGTACGGCGATGGCAGCCCGGCGTCGCGTTCGCAGCTGGCCGATGACATTGCGCGGCTGACCGCCGACTACGTGCAGCGCCAACTGGCCAACCGCCGTGAATACCTGATGGCCGAGCAGGCCTTCCGCCAGGAAGCCTTGTTGAATCCGCGCCTGGCCGAACTGGTACGCTCCCACCAGCAGATCCTGTTGCAGGGTACCGGGCAGTTTTTCCAGGTATTGGGCTCGCGCGAGCCGCAACAGGATGCCAAGGTGTTGACGGCGATTATCAGTCGGATGGAATATCAGGGCTTGTTGGGCGGCGCAGAGCCTCTGACCGGTGACGAGATGCTGGAGATACTCAAGCGTTACATGCACCTGGTATTGGCTTCGGTCTGATACCAGCAAGGCCACGTTTAAAGAGGAAGCACCGGGTGGACGATTACCAGCAGACGATACGCACCTTGTCCGATCGCATTGTGCTGGCGCAAACGCCGATCCGCGTCCTCGACGCCGTGAAGTGGGACGAGAATATTCGCCAGGGCTTTCTCAAGGCCAAGGGCAAGGCCATGCCCGCCGTGGATCGCGATTACTACCTGAACCGCCCGTTGTCGTTCGACTCCAGTGCGGTCAAGCTGGAATTTCAGAACATCGAGCGCGACATCACCCGCCGCCTCGGCCAGTTCAGCCCGGTAGGGCAGATCATGCGCCGTATGTGCCGGGAGTACCGCATGGTCGTGCGTATGCTCGAAGCCCGTGGCACCGAGGATTTCG carries:
- a CDS encoding chemotaxis protein CheW, which translates into the protein MSDLAAKRGAVPAAKKALFLVFHIGSERFALKATEVVEVLPRLPLKPIAHAPVWVAGIFAHRGALVPVIDLSALTFGVAAQARTSTRLVLVNYQPQPWSEARWLGLILEQATDTLRCDPAEFQPYGLDNRQAPYLGPVREDALGLMQWIGVAELLTDDVRALLFSSELSL
- the lysS gene encoding lysine--tRNA ligase — protein: MSDQQLDPQALQQEENSLIALRKEKLAAERAKGNAFPNDFRRENYCDALQKQYADKTKEELAEAAIPVKVAGRIMLNRGSFMVIQDMTGRIQVYVNRKTLSEETLASVKTWDMGDIIAAEGTLARSGKGDLYVEMTSVRLLTKSLRPLPDKHHGLTDTEQRYRQRYVDLIVNEDVRQTFRVRSQVIAHIRSFLMQRDFLEVETPMLQTIPGGAAAKPFETHHNALDLPMFLRIAPELYLKRLVVGGFEKVFEINRNFRNEGVSTRHNPEFTMLEFYQAYADYEDNMDLTEELFRELAQLVLGSTDVPYGDKVFHFGEPFVRLSVFDSILKYNPELTADDLNDIDKARAIAKKAGAKVLGFEGLGKLQVMIFEELVEHKLEQPHFITQYPFEVSPLARRNDDNPNVTDRFELFIGGREIANAYSELNDAEDQAERFMAQVADKDAGDDEAMHYDADFVRALEYGMPPTAGEGIGIDRLVMLLTNSPSIRDVILFPHMRPQA
- a CDS encoding hybrid sensor histidine kinase/response regulator translates to MTPDQMRDASLLELFSLEADAQTQVLSAGLLALERNPTQADQLEACMRAAHSLKGAARIVGVEAGVSVAHVMEDCLVSAQEGRLYLQPEHIDALLQGTDLLMRIATPGNDVGPADIAAYVALMERLLDPSQPSAMLAPKPAPVPAPVIEASEPEPAPAVPSEPPRQSKLMTEGGERVLRVTAERLNSLLDLSSKSLVETQRLKPYLASLQRLKRIQSNSLRALDVLDGHLKVVDLNLEAQEALADTRRLLSEAQALLAEKNAELDEYAWQAGQRAQVLYDTALACRMRPFADVLAGQARMVRDLGRSLGKQVRLEIEGEKTQVDRDVLEKLEAPLTHLLRNAVDHGIEMPEQRLLAGKPAEGLIRLRASHQAGLLVLELSDDGNGVDLERLRGTIVDRHLSPVETALRLSEEELLTFLFLPGFSLRDKVTEVSGRGVGLDAVQHMVRQLRGAVVLEQAAGQGSRFHLEVPLTLSVVRSLVVEVGEEAYAFPLAHIERMCDLAPEDIVQLEGRQHFWHEGRHVGLVAASQLLQRPPGQTPSETLKVVVIRERDAVYGIAVERFIGERTLVVLPLDARLGKVQDISAGALLDDGSVVLIVDVEDMLRSVDKLLNTGRLERIARRSQQATEAPRKRVLVVDDSLTVRELQRKLLLNRGYEVAVAVDGMDGWNALRSEDFDLLITDIDMPRMDGIELVTLLRRDSRLQSLPVMVVSYKDREEDRRRGLDAGADYYLAKASFHDDALLDAVVELIGGARA
- a CDS encoding PleD family two-component system response regulator encodes the protein MIDLQLDDFKTDENAAMVLLVDDQAMIGEAVRRGLAHEENIDFHFCADPHQAISQAIRIKPTVILQDLVMPGLDGLTLVREYRNHPATANIPIIVLSTKEDPLIKSAAFAAGANDYLVKLPDNIELVARIRYHSRSYMTLLQRDAAYRALRVSQQQLLDTNLVLQRLMNSDGLTGLSNRRHFDEYLELEWRRAMRDQTQLSLLMIDVDFFKTYNDSFGHVEGDEALRKVAEAIRDASSRPSDLPARYGGEEFALVLPNTSPGGARLVAEKLRMAVAALNIPHIAPAEGASLTISIGLSTLTPVQGTDCRQLIMAADKGLYMAKNNGRNQVGIE
- the prfB gene encoding peptide chain release factor 2 (programmed frameshift); its protein translation is MEINPILNTIKDLSERSETIRGYLDYDQKHERLTEVNRELEDPSVWNKPEYAQELGRERAALAQIVDTLDELNTGLADCRDLLDMAVEEDDEGAVGDVVAELARLEENLAKLEFRRMFSHEMDPNNAYLDIQAGSGGTEAQDWANILLRMYLRWADKRGFDATIMELSAGEVAGIKGATVHIKGEYAFGWLRTEIGVHRLVRKSPFDSGNRRHTSFSAVFVSPEIDDKVEIEINPADLRIDTYRSSGAGGQHVNTTDSAVRITHVPTNTVVSCQNERSQHANKDTAMKMLRAKLYEQEMQKRNAASQALEDTKSDIGWGHQIRSYVLDASRIKDLRTNIERSDCDKVLDGDIDEYLEASLKSGL
- a CDS encoding chemotaxis response regulator protein-glutamate methylesterase; protein product: MRIAIVNDMPLAVEALRRALSFEPAHEVVWVANNGLEAVQRCAEVIPDLILMDLIMPVMDGVEATRQIMADTPCPIVIVTVDRQANVSRVFEAMGHGALDVVDTPALGVGNPKDAAAPLLRKILNIGWLIGQRGSRVRAESAPQRSTGKRQSLVAIGSSAGGPAALEVLLKGLPRDFPAAIVLVQHVDQVFAAGMAEWLSSASGLPVRLAREGEPPQSGLVLLAGTNHHIRLLKNGTLAYTAEPVNEIYRPSIDVFFESVASHWNGDAVGVLLTGMGRDGAQGLKLMREQGYLTIAQDQHSSAVYGMPKAAAAIDAAVEIRPLDRIAPRLLEVFAK
- a CDS encoding chemotaxis protein CheW, producing the protein MSSPDALGTAGLDLTLADTQAIDDCWNRIGIHGDKSCPLLAEHIHCRNCSVYSAAATRLLDRYALQQDDRPAQAAGELDHQMVTRSLLMFRLGEEWLGIATRCLVEVAPLQPIHSLPHQRSRALLGVANVRGALVACLSLVELLGLDSSSTGATGGRIMPRMLIIAAQDGPVVVPVDEVDGIHAIDERTLNAASTSGTQASARFTQGVVQWKGRSLRWLDEAQLLSAVTRSLA
- a CDS encoding protein-glutamate O-methyltransferase CheR; translated protein: MSSDPRFWAFLKERIGLDVASVGEAIIERAVRQRCQLSQAQTAEAYWQLLHSSHDEQQALIEAVIVPETWFFRYPESFATLARLAHARLAEIKQMRALRILSLPCSTGEEPYSIAMALLDAGLAPHQFKVQGMDVSPLSVERARRGVYGKNSFRGGDLEFRDRHFTEDGGAYRIADRVREQVRLQVGNLLDPALLANEPTYDFVFCRNLLIYFDQPTQKQVFDVLKELTHVDGVLFIGPAEGGLLGRHGMRSIGVPQSFAFSRHVEPAAPAPVFVPMPAPTSQRSPAPIALKPRPFSTAGTQAVPVKAPPPEAGEMLNQIATLANQGKSAEARAACERYLNSHPPAAAVFYWLGLLSDVAGSAVEAQSYYRKALYLEPQHPQALMHLAALLESQGDSAGARRLQARAARSERADSESKR
- a CDS encoding TetR/AcrR family transcriptional regulator, whose translation is MNRVMAQEGAAGIAAAVAESVQYQGRKASRRGSEQRRQDILDAAMRIVVRDGVRAVRHRAVAAEAGVPLSATTYYFKDIDDLLTDTFAQYVERSAAFMGKLWVRNEGLLREMVAYGDGSPASRSQLADDIARLTADYVQRQLANRREYLMAEQAFRQEALLNPRLAELVRSHQQILLQGTGQFFQVLGSREPQQDAKVLTAIISRMEYQGLLGGAEPLTGDEMLEILKRYMHLVLASV